A stretch of the Lactuca sativa cultivar Salinas chromosome 9, Lsat_Salinas_v11, whole genome shotgun sequence genome encodes the following:
- the LOC111884523 gene encoding acyl-CoA-binding domain-containing protein 4, which yields MAMARASSGLAYPDRFFAAATYAGFGGSPNSSSKGVTSKFSNDVALLLYALYQQATVGPCTLPKPRGWSPVEQSKWTSWNGLGNMASIEAMRLFVKILEEEDPGWYSRAANYISEPVIDVEMNHDPKADLSIKNEISLPETKSIPTENGNSVETHDKDIMVEGFGSVSVYDQWVAPTVSGTRPKPRYEHAAAVIDDKMYVFGGNHNGRYLNDLQILNLRNWTWSKVEVKPNSEASVIVTPCAGHSLIPWEGNKLISIAGHSKDPSEVVNVKAFDLQTNTWSTMKTYGKPPVSRGGQSVTVVGGTLVIFGGQDANRTLLNDLHILDLETMTWDEIDTIGVSPSPRSDHAAAVHAERYLLIFGGGTHATCFNDLHVLDLKTMEWSRPSQQGEIPSPRAGHAGVTVGESWFIVGGGDNKSGVSETVVLNMSTLSWSVVTTAEGRVPLASEGLSLVLSSYNGEDVLVSFGGYNGRYNNEVNLLKPSHKSTLQATMSGIPALDSGSGVQNATNGTRDVELEFEGGQDGKIREISMDNNNNHNEPQTNEVEEVSEGLISRLKAEKEELESQLNKEKSQSLELKQELIEAESKNTELYKELQSVRGQLAAEQSRCFKLEVDVAELRQKLQTMDTLQKELEILQRQKAASEEAYAKQKQSSGGVWGWLAGQPPPPAQKPNNAS from the exons ATGGCGATGGCGAGGGCAAGCTCTGGCCTCGCATACCCAGATCGTTTCTTCGCCGCCGCTACTTACGCCGGCTTCGGTGGCTCCCCCAATTCATCTTCCAAAGGGGTCACCTCCAAATTCTCTAACGACGTCGCTCTTTTGCTTTACGCCTTGTATCAACAG GCAACTGTTGGACCTTGTACCTTACCAAAACCAAGAGGTTGGAGTCCTGTAGAACAAAGCAAAtggacaag TTGGAATGGTCTTGGAAACATGGCTTCCATTGAAGCTATGCGCCTCTTTGTGAAGATATTGGAG GAAGAAGATCCAGGATGGTATTCAAGGGCAGCAAACTATATCTCAGAGCCTGTTATAGATGTAGAGATGAAT CATGATCCAAAGGCAGATTTATCCATCAAGAATGAAATTAGTTTACCTGAAACAAAAAGCATTCCTACTGAAAATGGAAACTCTGTAGAAACTCATGATAAAGATATAATGGTGGAAGGATTTGGATCTGTTAGTGTTTATGATCAATGGGTTGCCCCTACTGTATCTGGGACCCGCCCAAAGCCCAGATATGAG CATGCAGCAGCTGTTATTGATGATAAAATGTATGTATTTGGTGGAAACCATAATGGGCGTTACTTAAATGATCTTCAAATACTTAATTTACGAAATTGGACATGGTCAAAGGTTGAAGTCAAACCAAATTCTGAGGCTTCAGTCATAGTAACTCCTTGTGCAGGGCATTCTTTG ATACCATGGGAAGGGAATAAGCTTATATCAATTGCAGGACATTCAAAGGATCCTTCTGAAGTTGTTAATG TGAAGGCATTTGATCTGCAAACGAATACTTGGTCAACTATGAAGACCTATGGAAAACCTCCT GTTTCACGTGGAGGTCAATCAGTTACAGTTGTGGGGGGTACTTTAGTCATTTTTGGTGGACAAGATGCAAACCGAACTCTCTTGAATGACCTGCACATTCTAGACTTAGAAACCATGACTTGGGATGAAATTGACACAAT AGGCGTGTCACCTTCTCCAAGGTCTGATCATGCTGCAGCTGTGCATGCAGAGAGATATCTTCTTATATTTGGTGGTGGAACTCATGCAACATGTTTCAATGATCTTCATGTTCTTGATTTAAAAACT ATGGAATGGTCAAGGCCAAGTCAACAAGGAGAGATTCCAAGTCCACGAGCTGGCCATGCTGGCGTCACAGTTGGCGAGAGTTGGTTCATTGTGGGTGGTGGAGATAACAAGAGTG GAGTTTCGGAAACCGTTGTCCTTAACATGTCTACTTTGTCTTGGTCGGTTGTTACAACTGCTGAAGGACGTGTTCCTCTTGCTAGTgag GGGTTGAGTCTGGTGTTGAGCTCATACAACGGTGAAGATGTTTTAGTTTCTTTTGGAGGATACAATGGGCGATACAACAATGAG GTGAACTTACTGAAACCGAGTCACAAATCAACCTTGCAAGCAACAATGTCTGGGATACCTGCCCTTGATAGTGGTTCTGGTGTACAAAATGCAACAAATGGCACTAGAGATGTTGAGTTAGAATTTGAAGGTGGTCAAGATGGAAAAATTAGGGAAATCAGTatggataataataataatcataatgaaCCACAG ACAAATGAAGTTGAGGAAGTGAGTGAAGGTTTAATCTCTAGGCTTAAGGCAGAAAAGGAAGAACTAGAATCTCAACTTAATAAAGAAAAGTCACAATCACTTGAACTTAAACAAGAACTCATAGAAGCTGAATCCAAGAACACAGAATTATacaag GAACTCCAGTCTGTACGTGGTCAACTTGCTGCAGAACAGTCAAGATGTTTTAAACTAGAG GTGGATGTTGCTGAGTTGAGACAAAAGCTACAAACAATGGACACGTTGCAAAAAGAACTTGAAATTCTTCAAAGACAAAAGGCGGCTTCAGAAGAAGCTTATGCAAAACAAAAACAGAGCTCAGGTGGGGTATGGGGTTGGCTAGCCGGGCAGCCGCCCCCACCTGCCCAAAAACCAAATAACGCTTCATAA